The segment CTCTCGGTGCGGCTCGACGCCCAGTACACCAGCGCCCGGGACGTGGCCGAGGCCGTGGTGACCACGCCCGCCGGGGCGGCGGTGCGCATCGCCGACATCGCCACCGTGGAGGAGGCACTGGCGGACCCGGCGCAGCTGGCTTACCTGGACGGCAAGCCCGTGGTGCAGCTCCAGGTGCTGAAGGCCACCGACGGGAACACCCTGGCCGTCTCCCGGGGCGTGGAGCAGGCGCTGCAGCGGCTGGCACCCCAGTTGCCGCCGGGGGTGGAGCTGCGCACCATCCTGGACCAGGGCGACTTCATCCAGGAATCCGTGCGGACGGTGGCCGAACACGGCGTCCTGGGCGGCCTGATCGCGGTGGCCGTCCTCTACCTGTTCCTGGGCAACTGGCGCACCACGCTGGTGGTGGGCCTGATGCTGCCCGTCTCCGTGGTCGGCTCCTTCGCCATGCTGGCCGCCGCCGGCCAGACCCTTAACATCGTCTCCCTGGGCGGCCTTTTGATCGGCATCGGCTCGCTGGTCGACTTCGCCATCGTGGTGATCGAGAGCATCCACCGCTACAGGATGCGGGGCACGCCCCCCCTGCAGGGGGCCGAGGAGGGGACGGCGGAGGTCGCGGCGGCGGTGACGGCGTCGGCCATCGCCCAGGGGGCCGTGTTCTTCCCGATGATGCTCACCGGCGGGCTGGCGGCGGAGCTGTTCACGCCGCTGGCGCTGGCGGTGATCTTCTCCCACGTGGCGGCCCTGTTCGGCGCGGTCACCTTCGTGCCCATGCTGGCGGCCCGGGTGCTGGGGAGCCACTACCAGCCGTCGGGGCTGCTGGCCGGGTTCCACCGGGCCATCGAGCGGCTGGAGCAGGGCTACCGGCGGCTGCTGGCCGGCAGCCTGCGCCGGCGGGGGCTGGTGATGGCGGCGGGCCTGGCGAGCTTCGTGGCCAGCCTGGCGGCGGCGCCCTGGCTCGGGTCCGAGTTCCTGCCGCCCTCGGACAGCGGGCAGATCCAGGTGACGGTGCGCACGCCGCCCGGCACGCGGCTGGAAGAGACGGCGTCGGTGGCGCGGCGGGTGGAAGAGCTCCTGATGGCCCTGCCCGAAGCCGACCGGGTGGTCACCACCGTGGGTGCCGCAGGGGGGGCCTTCACCACCGGCGCCGCCGCTGCCAACGAGGCCGCCGTCACCGCGGTGCTGGTCCCGGTCCAGCAGCGGGACCGCTCGGTCTTCCAGGTGCTGCAGGCCCTGCAGCCCGAGCTGGAGGCCATTCCGGGGGCTGAAATCCAAGCCACGGTAGCGTCGTCGGTCATGGCAGGGGGGCTGCAGCAGCTGGAGGTGCAGGTGGCGGGCGACGACCCTGACCTGCTGGCCGCCATGGCCGACCAGGTGGTGGACCGGGCCCGCCGCCTGCCCGGCGTGGCGGCGGCGGACAACAGCCTGCGCCAGACCCGGCCGGAGGTGGTGGTCCGTCCCGACCGGGAGGCCCTGGCGCGGGCCGGCCTGACGGTCCAGGAAGTCGAGGTGGCCCTCCGGGCGGCCCTGGGGGGCGTGACGGTGGCCCGGGTGCGGACCGGCACCGACCAGTGGGACGTGCGCCTGCTGTTGCCCCAGGACTGGCAGCGGCGGTACGGCGCCCTGGACGACCTCCCCCTGCGGTCCGCCCTGGGTGGCGTGGTGCGGCTGGGCGACGTGGCCCAGGTGACGGTGGAACGGGCCCCCCTGGCCATCACCCGCCAGGACGGCCGCCGGCAGGTGATCGTGGCGGTCCACCTGGACGGCAGCCGGCCTCTGGGCGAAGTCTCCGCCGCCCTGCAGCGGGAGCTGGCGTCCATGGACTGGCCCGGCGGCATGACCTGGACGGTGGCCGGGGAGGCCGAGCGGATGAACGAGACCTTCCGCTCCCTGGGCCTGTCCATCGTGCTGGCCGTGCTGCTGGTCTATCTGATCATGGCGGCCCAGTTCGAATCCTTCTTCCACCCGCTGGTGATCCTGTTCAGCCTCCCTCCCACCGTGGTGGGGGCGGTGGCGGGCATGGCCCTGCACCGCCTGCCCATCGGGGTCACCGCCCTGCTGGGCTTCCTGATGCTGGTGGGCGTGGTGATGAACAACGCCATCGTGCTGGTGGACTACACCAACGTGCTGCGGCGGCGCGGCATGCCCCGGGACCAGGCGTTGCTGCAGGCGGGCCCGGTGCGCCTGCGCCCCATCCTGATGACCATGCTGACCACCAACCTGGGCCTGGTGCCCTTCGCCTACCTGCCGGGCCCGTCGTCCGAGCTGTTACGGCCCCTGGCGGTGGTGGTGATCTACGGCCTGTTGATGTCCACGCTGGTGACCCTGGTGCTGGTCCCCGTGGCCTACAGCCTGCTGGACGATGCCCTGCGGCGGCTGGGCCGGGTCTTCCGGCGGGACGCCGGGCGGGACGGGGCGGTGACCGGTGCGGGGCTGGCGGAAGCGGGGCAGTAGGCCCGCGGCGCCGGGGCTGGCGAAACGGGGGCCGTAGCGCCGCGGCAAGAACCTACCGGAAGCGGGGCCCTCGTGCCGCGGCGGGGGCTGGCGGTAGCGCCGTAACGGCCGGCGGCGCCGGGGCTGCAGCTTCGCCGTGCCGGAGGCGTGCGGGCGGCCGGTGCGCGGCCGAGAGGTCTGGGGCTGGAAGGTACCGCGCGGGCCCGAGGGCCGCCGGGGGTGCCTTGCTGCAAGGCATCCCCCGGTGGCCCTGCTGCCGTACCCCCCGGTTACACGCCCATCATGTTGTAACCCGCGTCGACGAAGAGCACCTCGCCCGTGATGCTGGACGAGAGGTCGCTGGCCAGGAACAGGGCCGCATGGGCGACGTCTTCCTGGCTGATATTGCGCTTGAGCGCCGAGCGCTCGGCATGGGTCTTGATGAAGTCCGTCAGGTTGCGGACGCCCCGGGCGGCCAGGGTGTTGATGGGTCCCGCGGAGATGGCGTTGACCCGGATGCCCTGGGGGCCCAGGTCGGCCGCCAGGTAGCGGACGCAGGCCTCCAGGGCGGCCTTGGCCACCCCCATCACGTTGTAGTTGGGCACGGCCTTCTGCGCGCCGTAGTAGGTCATGGTCAGGATCGACCCGCCGGCGGTCATCAGCGGCCGGGCGGCCCGGGCCAGGGCCACCAGGGAATAGGCGCTGACATCCAGGGCGATGCGAAAGTCGTCCCGGCTCGTTTCGACGAAAGGATTCTCCAGGGCCTCCTTGGGTGCGTAGGCCAGGCTGTGGACCAGGACGTCCAGGCGGTCCCAGCGGCCGGCGATGGTGGCGAAGGCCCGCTCGATCTGCTCGTCGTAGCTGACGTCGCACTCCACCAGCAGCGGTTCCCGGCGCAGCTCAGGGACCAGCTTCTGGACCCGCTCCCCCAGCCGCTCGTTCTGGTAGGCGATGGCCAGCTGGGCGCCGGCCGCGTCCAGGACCCGGGCGATGGCCCAGGCGATGCTGTTCTTGTTGGCCACCCCGAAGACCAGGGCGCGCTTGCCCTCCAGGAGCTGGGCAGGAATGGTCGCCGCCACAACCGTCACCCTTTCTACTTGTCCAGCTTACGAGGGGGTTGCGCCGATCACGGGCCGGCGCGGGGTGCGCGTCAGGATCCGCGGGCCCCCTTCTTCCACCACGATCATCTCTTCGATGCTGTAACCCCCCAGGCCGGGCACCCGCAAGGCCGGCTCCACGCACAGCACCATGCCGGCCTCCAGCCGGTCGTCGACCCCGGGCAGCAGGAGCGGTTCCTCCACGGTCTCCAGCCCGATGCCGTGCCCCAGCAGCGGTGCCAGGGCGTCTCCGAGCCCGTGGCGGGCCGCCGCCTCCGACGCGGCAGCCAGCAGCTCGGCCACGGTCACCCCCGGGCGGCAGCGGGCCAAAACGGCTTCCAGGCAGTCTTCCGCCGCCGCAGCCAGCCGCGCGAGTTCCGGAGGAACCGGCTCCACCAGGGCAGTCCGGAGCACGTCGAACTGGTAGCCGCCGCGGGCGCCGATGATGTCCAGGGCGACGGGTTCGCCTGCCCGGACCCGCCGGTCCGTGGCCTGGGGCCAGCGGAAGCTCAACAGCGACCAGGCGCCGGTGTGCACGCGGAAGTAGCGGACGAAGTCGGCCCCCGCCGCCAGGGCGGCGGCGGTGCCGGCGGCGCCCAGCTGCTGCTCGCTGAGTCCGGGCCGGAGAACCTCCAGGGCAGCGGCCAGGCCCACGTCGGCGGCCTCGGCCGCACGGGCCAGGAGGGCCTGCTCCTCCGGTTCCTTCAGGCGGCGGGGCCGGTTGACCAGCGGGTCGGCGGGCACCCACTCCGCTCCGGGGACCGCCAGGCTTGCGGCCCGGAAGGCGGCCCAGGACCAGAGATCCGATCCTGCCACACCGATCCGGCCCGTGGCGAGCCCCAGGCGCCGGATCCAGCCGGCCAGGGCGGCCGGGTGGGCGGCGGTCAGTTCGATCTGGTCGGCCACCACCGTCTCCGGGCGGGCCGCGTCGGCGATCAGGACCACCGGCCCCCGGCAGGGTACCAGAAGCAGCGACTGGCCCCAACCCTCGTAGCCCGGCGCGGAAGCCGCCGTGGGCGCGGGCGCCAGGTGGCCGCACAGGAAGGCGACCGGGGCGCCCCGCTCGTAGAACGCCCGCCCCACGGCCAGCACCGCGTCCAGGCCCTCCTGGGCGGCGGCGGCACGCAGGGCCTCCTGCCGGCGGCGATAGAGGTCGGGCGGCAGGACGGGCCGGTCGATCCCCGCACCCCGCGCCCCGGCGGGCCGGTACGGCGCAGTGCCTGTCGTCCCCCAGGCACCCCCTGGTTCGGACAACGACGCCACCTCGCTTCCGACACCCTAGTTTTCCTTCCGCCGGCAGGAATCCCTGCCCGCGCCACGGGGAGGGCCCGGGAGCCCCGCGACACCGGCTTGAGGCCTGGGGCCGGCAGGTGGATAATGGCGCCGTCGAGGTGAATGCCATGCCCGGTTTGTTCGACCCCATCACCTTCCGCGGGCTCACCCTGAAGAACCGCATCGTCATGTCGCCCATGTGCCAGTACAGCGCCGGCCCCGATGCCCTGGCCAACGACTGGCACTTCGTGCACTACGGCTCCCGGGCCGTGGGCGGGGTCGGCCTCATCGTGGTGGAGGCCACCGCGGTGGAGAGCCGCGGGCGGATCAGCGACGCCGACCTCGGACTTTACCGGGACGACCACGTGGCACCCCTGGCGCGGATCGTCGAGTTCTGCCATGCCCACGGCGTGCCGGTGGGCATCCAGCTGGGCCACGCCGGGCGCAAGGCCTGGTCGCCCAACCAGGGCGTGGGACCGGAACCGGCGGTGGCGCCCTCGGCCATCCCCTTCGCCGAGGGCTGGCCGGTGCCCCAGGAGCTGGCCGCCGCGGACGTTCCGCGCATCGTCGACGCCTTCGTGGCGGCCGCCCGCAGGGCCCAGCGGGCCGGGTTCGACCTGATCGAGATCCACGCCGCCCACGGGTACCTGCTCAACCAGTTCCTCTCGCCCCTCAGCAACCGGCGCACCGACGGCTACGGCGGCGATCTGGCCGGGCGCATGCGCCTGCTGCTGGAGGTGGTGGAGGCCGTGCGGTCCGCGTGGCCGGCCGACCGGCCCTTGTGGGTGCGGCTCTCGGCGGTGGACTGGGCCCCCGGCGGCATCACCCTGGAGGACACCGTGGCCGTGGCCCGGGCGCTGCGGGAGCGCGGCGTCGACCTGGTGGACTGCAGCTCGGGCGGGGTGGTGGTGCCGCCCGAGCCCATCCCCCAGGGCCCCGGCTACCAGACGGCCTTTGCCGCCGAGGTGCGGCGGCGGGCGGGCGTGGCCACGGGGGCCGTGGGGCTGATCACCGAGCCTGCCCAGGCCGACCACATCATCCGCACGGGCCAGGCCGACGTGGTCCTGCTGGCCCGGCAACTGTTGCGGGAACCCTACTGGCCGCTGCGGGCCGCCAGGGAACTGGGCGTGGAGGTGCCCTGGCCGCGCCAGTACCTGAGGGCCCGGACCTGAGGCGGGGTGGCAGGGGGCCGTGGGCCGGAGCCGCCGGCATGGTGCCCCCGGCCCGGGTGACACCGGCACTGGGAACTGGGTGTGGGCCTTCCCGGGCAGGCCCGGCAGGGGCGGCACGGGCGTCCCCGGGCACCCGCCCGACGGCGGCGGCGGGTGCCCCCGGTGCCGGGCGCCGGAGGCGGGCCGTCCGGGAGCCGAGGCCGCCCCCGGCGCGGCGGCCTCGGTGCCGGCTTCCGTTGTTCCCCCTGCCAGGCCCTGCTAGAATGGTTGCGGACAACCGAATCTGCGTGACGGTCCAGGTGCCCCCGGAGACGGGGGAGAATAGGGAAGTCCGGTGCGAATCCGGCGCGGTCCCGCCACTGTGACCGGGTAGTCGCAGCCCCTCGCGTGCCACTGCGGATCCCCCGCCCAGCGGGTGGGGGTGCGGGAAGGCCGGGCGGCGGCCATGATCCGGGAGCCAGGAGACCTGCCTGGACCGTGTACGTACGCCTTCGGCGGAAAGGAGGTACGTACCGGGTGCACCCGTGGAGGGGAACCTGAGCCCCGGCCTGCTGACGCCAAGGCCGGGGTTTCCTTTTTATGGATGCCGCAACCCATTCCGGGAGAGGAGATCGGGCCATGAGTCGCATCTTCCTGCATAGGATTTGGGGTCGAACCCGGCCCCGGGGAGCCGGTCGCCGCAGCCTGGCCCTGCTGGCCACCCTGCTGATCCTCGCCCTGCTGGCCGCCGGTTGCGGCGGCGCCGGCCAGGCGCCCGCCGGGACGGAGCAGGGGCAGGCCGGCACCCAGGCCGGCTCGTCCGGCGCAGGGGCGGGCCACGAGGCGGCCGCTGCCACGACCTATCCTTACACCTTCACCGACGACGCCGGGCGGCAGGTCACCCTGGAGGCCCGGCCCGAGCGCATCATCTCCCTGGCGCCCAGCAACACCGAGATCCTCTTCGCCATCGGCGCCGGGGACCGGGTGGTGGGCGTCGACTCCTTCAGCGACTACCCCGCCGAGGTCAAGGACCTGCCCAAGCTGGGCGGCCTGACGGACACCAACTACGAGCAGATCGTCGCCCTGGAGCCTGACCTGGCGCTGACCATCGGGGGCACCGAGGAGCAGGTCAAGAAGCTGGAGGAGCTGGGGATTCCCGTGGCCGTGATCCAGCCCGCCACCCTGGACGACGTGCTGGACCGCATCCAGCGCATCGGCGAGCTGGTGGATGCCCAGGCGGGCGCCCGGCAGGTGGTGGCCGACATGAAGGCCCGCATCGACGCCGTGCGCCAGGAGGTGGCGGCGATCCCCCAGGCCGAACGGGTGCGGGTCTTCTACGAGGTGTGGAACGATCCGCTCATGACCGTCGGGCCGGGCGGGTTCATCCACGACGTCATCGTGGCGGCCGGCGGGGTCAATGTGGCCGAGGGCACGGGCCAGGCCTGGCCGCAGATCAGCCTGGAAGAGGTGGTCCGGCAGGATCCCCAGGTGATCGTGGTGCCCGCCACGCTGAAGTCCTCCTACGACCAGCTCAAGGAGGGCAGCCGCCCGGGCTGGGAGGGCATCACCGCGGTGAAGGAGGGTCGGATCTACCTGATCGACGACAACCTGATCAGCCGGCCGGGGCCGCGCCTGGTGGAGGGGCTGGAGCAGCTGGCCCGCTGGTTCTACCCCGACCGGTTCCAGTGAGGGGAGACCCTGTGGGAGGGACGGGAGCGTCCTGGGAGACCCCGCGGCCCGGCCGGCCGGCTGCGGACGAACCGGCTGCCGGCGGGCCGGCCGCCAGCGGGCGCGCCGGCGAGGCAGCGACCGGTGGACCGGCTGCGGCCCCACCGGTAGCGGACCAGGCCGCCGGCCGGGCCGGGCCTGCCCGCCTTGACCCCGGCGGGGGGTCCCCCGGTGCCGCTCGCCACCGGCGCCGGGCCGGGGAAGCGACAGGCTCGGGTGCAGCCCGGCGGCGGGGCAGGGGCGGGATGCCGCCGGACCCTGGGACGGCGGGTCCCCGCAGGGAAGACGACCGGCGCCCGGTTTCGCCTGCCGCCGCGAGCTCCAGCCCCGGGGCCCCGGCCTCGCCTGCCCGGCGGGGGGCCGCCGTGCTGGGGCTCCTCGGGCTGGCCCTGGTCGTGTCGCTGGTGGTGGCCACCGGGCTGGGGGCCGTCCATGTTCCGCCCGGGCAGGTGCTGGGGGTGCTGGCCGGCGCGGTGGCCGGCGGGCCCGACGGTGGAGCCGGTGCCGGCACGGCCGCAGACCGCATCGTGCTGCAGATCCGCTTGCCGCGGGTGGTCCTGGCGGGGATGGTGGGCGCTTCGCTGGCGGCGGCGGGCAGCGCCTTCCAGACCCTCTTCCGCAACCCCATGGCGGACCCCTACGTGCTGGGGGTATCCAGCGGCGGTGCGCTGGGGGCGGCGGTAGCCCACCTGGCCCTGGCGCTGGCCGCAGGCAGCGGATCAGGGGGCGGTCCGGTGGGCTCCTGGCCGGCGGGCGGCGGGGGGCTTGCGAGCCTGGCGGCGGCGGCGTCCCGGGCCGCCGGCTTTGGCCTGGTGCCGGCCTTGGCCTTCGCCGGCGCGGTGGCGGCGGTGCTGGTGGTGAGCCGGCTGGCCCGGGTAGGGGGCCGCCTGGCGGTGGGCACCCTGCTGCTGGCGGGGGTGGCGGTGGCCTCCCTGCTGGGGGCCCTGGTCTCCTTGCTGGTCTTCCTCAGCGGCGAGCGCCTGCGTCCCCTGGTCTTCTGGTTGCTGGGCAGCCTGTCCGGCGCGGGCTGGCAGGACGTGCTGGTGCTGGCCGTGGCCATGGCGGCGGGGCTGGGCGTCCTGACGGCCCAGGTGCGCGCCCTCAACGCCCTCTGGCTGGGGGAGGAACCGGCCCACCACCTGGGCATCGACGTGGAGGCCGTGAAGCGCCGGCTGGTGGCGGCCGGAGCCCTGCTGGCCGCCACCGCCGTCAGCGTCAGCGGTGTCATCGGGTTTGTCGGGCTCATCGTCCCCCATGGCGTGCGGATGCTGGTTGGCGCCGACCACAGGCGCCTGCTGCCGGGCGCGGTTCTGGCCGGGGCCACGGTCCTGATCCTTTGCGACACGGTGGCCCGGGTCGCGGTGGCGCCGGCCGAGCTGCCGGTGGGGGTGGTGACGGCCCTGGCGGGTGCGCCGTGGTTTCTCTGGCTGTTGCGCCGGCATGCGGCCGGCCGCGACCATTGACGCCGGACGGAGGTGCAGGGCCGTGGGGTTCGCCCTGGAGGTGCGGGGGGTCCGGGTCGGCTACGCCGCCGATCCCGTGCTGGACGGCCTGACCCTGGAGGTGCGGCGGGGCGAGTGGCTGGGGGTGGCCGGACCCAACGGTTCGGGCAAGACCACGCTGCTGCGCACCCTGTCGGGGTACCTCAAACCCTGGGCGGGGCAGGTGCTGCTGGACGGCACGGTCCTCGGCGCCTGGCGCCCGGACCGGCGGGCGCGGCGCCTGGCGGTGGCCGGGGTGGAGGCCGGCTCGACCCTGTCGCTGACGGTGGAAGAGTACGTGGCCCTGGGACGGACCCCCCACCTGCAGGGCCTCTGGGCATGGGAAAGCGCGCGGGACCGGGAGGCGGTGACCCGGGCTCTGGCGTGGGTGGGCCTCGAGGCCCTGGCGGGCCGCCCCCTGGCCACCCTGAGCGCCGGCCAGCGGCAGAAGGCGTTGCTGGCCCGGGCCCTGGCCCAGGAACCGGTGGTCCTGCTGCTGGACGAGCCCACCAGCCACCTGGACCTGCGGCACCAGGTGGAGATCATGGATCTTCTGGATCGCCTGCGCCGGCACCTGGGACTTACCCTGGTGGCCGTGCTGCATGACCTGAACCTGGCGGCCCTGTACTGCCAGCGCCTGGTGCTGGTGAAGGACGGCCGGGTGGCAGCGGCGGGCGAGCCGGCCCGGGTCATGCGCCCCGAGATCCTGAGCCGGGTCTACGGCTGCTCCGTGCTGGTGGTGCCCCACCCCCAGCTGGGGGTGCCCCAGGTGGCCTTGCTGCCCGGGGGACCGGGCGGCCCGGGGGCCGGTTCGTCCCCGGCGGCCGAACCGGCTGCGGCGCAGGGGGCCTGAGGCAAGAAAAGGGCGGGCGGTTGCCGAATCCTCCCGGCACCGCCCGCCCTTGCTGTTTGCCGTACTGCGCTGCCCCCCGCGCGCCGGGGTCGGGGAGGGCCCGCGCTAGCGCTGGTCCAGGGGCACCCACTCCCGGCGGGTGGGCCCGGTGTACTCGGCCCGGGGCCGGATCAGCCGGTTGTTGGCGAACTGCTCCAGCACGTGGGCGGTCCAGCCCGAGATGCGGCTGACGGCGAAGATGGGCGTGTACAGCTCGAAGGGGATGCCCATCACGTAGTAGGTGGAGGCGCTGTAGAAGTCGACGTTGGGGTAGAGCCCCTTCTCCGCCGCCACCACCTTCTCCACGGCCTGGGAGATCTCGAACCAGCGGGTGTCGCCGGCCGCCTCGGCCACCTTGCGGGAGAGCCGGCGCAGGATGGTGGCCCGCGGGTCTTCGGTCTTGTACACCCGGTGGCCGAAGCCCATGATCCGCTTCTTGGCCGCCAGCGCCTCCTTGACCCAAGCTTCCGCCTTGTCGGGGGAACCGATGGCCAGCAGGGTGCGCATCACCTGCTCGTTGGCGCCGCCGTGGAGCGGGCCCTTCAGGGCGCCGACGGCGGCGGTGATGGCCGAGTACATGTCCGACAGGGTGGCGGCCACCACCCGGGCGGCGAAGGTGGAGGCGTTGAGCTCGTGGTCGGCGTGGAGCACCAGGGCCACGTTCATGACCTCGGCGTGCAGCGGGCTGGGTTCCTCCCCCCGCAGCATGTACAGGAAGTTGGCCGCCAGGGGCAGGTCGCGCCGCGGCGCCACCGGTTCTTTGCCCTGCCGTACCCGCTCGATGGCCGCCACCAGGGTGGGGAACTGGGCCACCAGCCGCGTGGCCCGGCGCAGGTTCGCCTCCTGGGACTGGTCTTCCTGATCGGGGTCCAGGGTCCCCAGGTAGGAGACGGCCGTGCGCAGGGCGGCCATGGGATGGGTGGCCGGCGGGATGCGCTGGATCAGGTCGAGCACCTGGCCGGGCAGCGCCTGGACCGACCGCAGCTGCTGGACAAAGGCGTCCAGCTGGGCCCGGTTGGGCAGCCGGCCGTGCCAGAGGAGGTAGACCACCTCTTCGAAGGAGGCGTGCTCGGCCAGGTCGCGGACGTCGTAGCCGCGGTAGAGGAGCCGCCCCTCCTTGCCGTCGATGAAGCAGATCTCCGAAGTGCCCGCCACCACATCTTCCAGACCGGCGGGATTCGGCTGGGTCATGCCACATCCCCTTCCTGCCATGAAGATGGACCTGCCCCGGGGACGAACCGGCTGAGCCCTGGCACGGGCGGCGCCCGGGGCGGGATGGCGGTGCCTGGTGAGAGTCGCCGGGCCGCCGTCGCAGCCGGCCGCCGCGGCCCCGGCCGGTGCCCGGCCGCCGCGGCACCGCGGGGCGGCCGCGGCCGGGGGGTGCGGGTTGCCGCACCAGGATGGCCACCGGCAGGGGGGCCCGCCGCCTCGCACCCGGCACCGGAAGCCCGGGTGGGGTCACCTGCAGGGTGACGCCCGTCCAGGCAATTCGGTTTTGCCGGCCGGCTCTCCTCCCACGGGCCCGGCTCCTCAGTCGCCGGCCCGGTGGGCACCCGGCTGGCGCACGGGAGCGCTCGACCGCCGGCGCCACATCGGGAACGCCGGGGTGCCGAAGCGGCCGGCCCCGGCGGCCCGCGGGGGCCGGCCCTCTCCCGCCAGCCGGTCGGCGTCGTCCAGCCCGTGGCGCCAGCGCAGGGAAAGCAGGGCGGCTGCCAGCAGCAGGAGCCCGGCACCGTGGAAGGCGGGTCCAAGCCCCACCCATTCGGCCAGGGGGCCGAACAGAAGGGGACTGGTCAGCTCCGCCAGCCGGTTGCCCGTCAGCCGCACCCCCATGGCCAGGCCCCGCTCGGCGGCGGGTACCGAGTTGGCCGCCGCCAGCATGCTGAGGGGCATGGTCAGGCCCGTGGCCAGGCCCAGCAGGGCGGCGGCCAGGGTCAGGGAGGCCACGTCCCGCAGCAGCGGCGTTACGCCGAGGGCGACGGCGCCCGCGGTCATGGCCAGGAACAGGACCCGGAAGCGCCCGCCCGCCAGGGTCACCAGCGGCCCCATGTACGCCCGCACGGCCAGGGCCATCACGGCCCGTACGGCCAGCAGCATGCCCAGGGTCGCGGTGCTGAATCCCAGCACCCGGGTGACGTACACCGAGTAGAACGACTGGTTGACGCCCAGGGAGAAGATCAGGGAGAAGGCGGCCAGGATGGCCAGTCGCATCTCCGGCAGGGCCA is part of the Thermaerobacter subterraneus DSM 13965 genome and harbors:
- a CDS encoding citrate synthase — translated: MTQPNPAGLEDVVAGTSEICFIDGKEGRLLYRGYDVRDLAEHASFEEVVYLLWHGRLPNRAQLDAFVQQLRSVQALPGQVLDLIQRIPPATHPMAALRTAVSYLGTLDPDQEDQSQEANLRRATRLVAQFPTLVAAIERVRQGKEPVAPRRDLPLAANFLYMLRGEEPSPLHAEVMNVALVLHADHELNASTFAARVVAATLSDMYSAITAAVGALKGPLHGGANEQVMRTLLAIGSPDKAEAWVKEALAAKKRIMGFGHRVYKTEDPRATILRRLSRKVAEAAGDTRWFEISQAVEKVVAAEKGLYPNVDFYSASTYYVMGIPFELYTPIFAVSRISGWTAHVLEQFANNRLIRPRAEYTGPTRREWVPLDQR